In Legionella spiritensis, the following proteins share a genomic window:
- a CDS encoding glycosyltransferase family 87 protein — MKAYYGPLSLLAATLIYALIFYLQFTQQLRVDFSSFYSTSAALTQEQKPYSIPSTSSRPKAKKLPTNLNPPFFLLLLQPLAHLDYRFALPVWTLLNFIAGLAGAAIAAKLAFQRAILQKIWPVLLLVYLSLFMTFMDTAIAQMGAFVLFFVMTGYYAYACRHDRLAGFLWGFITAIKFFPGLLLVMAWQQRRYRVAGYLLATTVVLSLLPVYYFGLSIYSEYLQMLRHVTWYGDSWNGSLYGFLYRLFVVPGHQAQSVLTIQVIYIVASLLILIWYIKKMGNNSPEVNRHYPFCLTLAITLLLSPFGWLYYFSILLLPLALTWQQLVRDRETAPIITVLWFTGFFIINLPFDYIKSVHMDSSFWHRLTIYSLHNYGLLILVYLIIRLLTRPEKLLTNTAQLDRNFVLPVLVIVAFGLLVPLSCFSIQLLKTLFSL, encoded by the coding sequence ATGAAAGCCTATTATGGACCATTGAGCCTTTTAGCGGCCACTCTCATCTATGCGCTGATATTTTATCTTCAGTTCACCCAACAATTACGCGTGGATTTCTCCTCGTTTTATTCAACCTCGGCAGCCCTGACACAAGAACAGAAACCTTATTCCATTCCATCAACCTCTTCCAGGCCAAAGGCAAAAAAATTACCCACCAATCTTAATCCCCCTTTTTTTCTGCTCTTGTTGCAACCCCTGGCACACCTCGACTATCGCTTCGCGCTTCCCGTATGGACCCTGCTTAATTTTATCGCCGGCCTGGCCGGGGCAGCCATTGCTGCCAAACTGGCTTTTCAACGAGCGATACTGCAAAAAATATGGCCGGTATTACTTCTTGTCTATTTATCGCTTTTTATGACATTTATGGACACCGCCATTGCTCAAATGGGCGCTTTTGTATTATTTTTTGTCATGACAGGCTATTACGCGTATGCCTGCCGTCATGATCGATTGGCTGGATTTTTATGGGGATTCATTACGGCCATCAAATTCTTTCCCGGCCTTCTTCTTGTTATGGCCTGGCAACAACGGCGTTATCGCGTCGCAGGATATCTTCTGGCGACAACAGTTGTTCTCAGCCTTCTTCCCGTGTATTACTTTGGCCTGAGCATATATAGTGAGTATCTGCAAATGCTGCGTCATGTCACATGGTACGGCGACAGCTGGAATGGGTCGCTTTATGGTTTTTTATATCGATTATTTGTTGTTCCCGGCCACCAGGCGCAGTCCGTATTGACCATTCAGGTTATTTATATTGTTGCTTCATTGCTGATACTGATCTGGTACATCAAAAAAATGGGCAACAACTCTCCCGAGGTGAACAGGCACTACCCTTTTTGCCTTACACTAGCCATCACGCTTCTCCTCAGTCCGTTCGGATGGTTATACTATTTTTCAATCTTGTTGCTGCCCCTGGCCTTAACCTGGCAGCAATTAGTCAGGGATCGGGAGACGGCGCCCATAATTACCGTGTTGTGGTTTACCGGATTTTTCATTATCAATTTACCTTTTGACTATATCAAATCGGTTCACATGGACTCGTCTTTCTGGCATCGGTTAACTATCTATTCCCTGCATAATTACGGGTTACTGATTCTGGTTTATTTAATTATCAGGCTGCTCACGAGACCGGAGAAACTGCTCACAAATACCGCGCAACTGGACAGAAATTTTGTATTACCCGTGTTGGTGATCGTTGCCTTTGGCCTGCTGGTACCCTTATCCTGCTTCTCGATACAATTATTAAAAACCCTGTTCTCACTTTGA
- a CDS encoding PaaI family thioesterase, protein MSVLTRFKYFLWYFSRFKVPMIGYLKPRLLVIDDQRVVVKLPLRRRSKNHLNSMYFGALSVGADLAGGLHGFYYAAKNQLKVSLVFKSFQAQFLRRPESDVYFVCEQGDDVHAMIVESKASGERINKMIRIRALIHYPETPEEVACFDLELSLKVIN, encoded by the coding sequence ATGAGCGTGCTAACCCGCTTTAAATATTTTCTCTGGTATTTCAGCCGCTTTAAAGTCCCGATGATTGGCTATCTGAAACCCCGATTACTGGTTATAGACGATCAGCGGGTGGTGGTGAAATTACCTTTGAGAAGACGTAGTAAAAATCATCTCAATTCCATGTATTTTGGTGCCCTGTCCGTTGGCGCTGATTTGGCCGGGGGGTTACACGGGTTTTATTATGCGGCGAAAAATCAGCTGAAGGTGTCGCTGGTTTTCAAATCATTTCAGGCACAGTTCCTTCGCCGCCCGGAAAGCGATGTTTATTTTGTCTGCGAACAAGGCGATGACGTCCATGCCATGATCGTGGAATCCAAAGCATCCGGAGAGCGAATCAATAAAATGATACGTATCCGCGCCTTGATTCATTATCCCGAAACGCCGGAAGAAGTCGCCTGCTTCGACCTTGAATTATCCCTGAAAGTCATAAACTGA
- the uvrA gene encoding excinuclease ABC subunit UvrA yields the protein MQTIKIRGARTHNLKNIDVDIPRDNLTVITGLSGSGKSSLAFDTLYAEGQRRYVESLSAYARQFLSMMDKPDVDSIEGLSPAISIEQKATSHNPRSTVGTITEIYDYLRLLFARVGEPRCPVHHLSLHAQTVTQMVDQVLSMPADSKAMILAPVVRERKGEHIQLLQQLQAQGYVRARIDGEICELDDPPPLALRQKHTIEVVVDRFKIRPDITQRLSESFENALNLADGLAIVAPLDGDFTELVFSSKFACSECGYSLSELEPRLFSFNNPVGACPACDGLGVDQYFDPKRVVHDDTASLADGAIRGWDRKTTYYFPMLESLAAHYDFDIDTPFCDLPDNIRHVVLYGSGREVIEFRYQRPRGDFLLRRHAFEGIIPNMQRRYRESDSSAVREELAKYLASRPCPVCLGARLREEARHVFVDNKNLPEISGYSIEQAYEFFKQLQLSGHRGEIASKINKEIVERLGFLVNVGLDYLSLARSAETLSGGEAQRIRLASQIGSGLVGVMYILDEPSIGLHQRDNDRLLKTLLHLRNLGNTVIVVEHDEEAIRSADFVLDVGPGAGVHGGTIVACGKPQDIMANPSSLTGQYLSRVQSIEVPALRKTVDAKRMIHLDKVTCNNLSNVSVSIPLGLITCVTGVSGSGKSSLINDTLYPIAANQLNRSNLLTPGSLKSVKGLDLCDKVIDIDQSPIGRTPRSNPATYTGLFTPIRELFAATPEARARGYQPGRFSFNVKGGRCEACQGDGLIKVEMHFLPDIYVVCDTCKGKRYNRETLEIQYKGKNIHEILELTVEDARTFFDAIPVLARKCQTLIDVGLSYIRLGQSATTLSGGEAQRIKLARELSKRDTGNTLYILDEPTTGLHFHDTRQLLAVLFRLREQGNTIIIIEHNLDVIKTADWIIDLGPEGGSKGGQIIATGTPEKVAKCAHSYTGQFLKPLLNL from the coding sequence ATGCAAACGATCAAAATCCGCGGCGCAAGAACTCATAATCTTAAAAACATCGATGTGGATATTCCCCGTGATAATCTGACGGTTATCACGGGGCTGTCCGGTTCGGGAAAATCCTCATTGGCATTTGACACGTTGTATGCGGAAGGCCAGCGTCGTTATGTAGAATCCCTGTCGGCCTATGCCCGGCAGTTTTTATCCATGATGGATAAACCGGATGTGGACTCCATTGAAGGTTTGTCGCCCGCTATTTCAATTGAGCAGAAAGCGACGTCCCATAATCCCCGTTCAACAGTGGGAACAATAACGGAAATCTATGACTACCTGCGTCTGCTTTTTGCCCGGGTAGGGGAGCCGCGGTGCCCTGTGCATCATTTGAGTCTTCATGCGCAAACGGTCACTCAGATGGTGGATCAGGTTCTGTCCATGCCCGCCGACAGCAAGGCAATGATTCTGGCGCCGGTTGTTCGTGAGAGAAAAGGGGAACATATCCAGTTGTTACAGCAACTGCAGGCGCAAGGTTACGTGCGTGCCCGTATCGATGGCGAGATATGCGAGCTTGACGATCCGCCGCCCCTGGCGCTGCGGCAGAAACATACGATTGAAGTGGTTGTGGATCGTTTTAAAATTCGCCCGGATATTACCCAGCGATTGAGCGAGTCGTTTGAAAACGCCTTAAATCTTGCCGACGGGCTGGCTATTGTCGCTCCTCTGGATGGTGATTTTACCGAGCTGGTTTTTTCATCGAAATTCGCCTGCTCCGAATGTGGTTACAGTCTTAGTGAGCTGGAACCAAGACTTTTTTCCTTCAACAATCCGGTCGGCGCCTGTCCGGCCTGCGACGGGCTGGGGGTCGATCAGTATTTTGATCCCAAACGGGTCGTACATGATGATACCGCCAGCCTGGCGGATGGTGCCATCCGTGGTTGGGACAGAAAAACGACGTATTATTTCCCCATGCTGGAATCACTGGCCGCGCATTATGATTTTGATATTGACACGCCGTTTTGTGATTTGCCGGATAACATACGGCATGTTGTGTTATACGGCAGCGGGCGTGAGGTGATAGAGTTTCGTTATCAAAGACCCCGGGGTGATTTTTTATTAAGACGACACGCCTTTGAAGGTATCATTCCGAATATGCAACGGCGTTACCGTGAGTCGGATTCTTCCGCCGTGCGGGAGGAACTGGCCAAATACCTGGCTTCACGCCCCTGCCCCGTTTGTCTTGGTGCCCGGCTTCGGGAAGAAGCACGGCATGTCTTTGTCGATAATAAAAACCTGCCTGAGATCTCGGGATATTCTATTGAGCAGGCCTACGAATTTTTCAAGCAGTTGCAGTTAAGCGGCCACCGGGGTGAAATTGCTTCGAAAATCAACAAGGAAATTGTGGAGCGTCTGGGTTTTCTGGTCAATGTCGGGCTGGATTACCTGTCCCTGGCACGCAGTGCCGAGACGTTATCCGGCGGTGAGGCGCAGCGTATTCGTCTGGCCAGCCAAATCGGCTCGGGGCTGGTGGGCGTGATGTATATTCTCGATGAACCGTCCATTGGACTTCATCAACGCGATAACGATCGGTTGCTGAAAACATTGCTGCACCTGCGGAATCTGGGTAATACGGTTATTGTGGTCGAACACGACGAGGAAGCCATCCGTTCCGCCGACTTTGTGCTGGATGTGGGTCCGGGAGCCGGTGTGCATGGCGGAACCATCGTGGCCTGTGGAAAACCGCAAGACATCATGGCCAATCCGTCTTCCCTGACGGGACAGTATCTCTCGCGAGTGCAATCCATCGAGGTTCCCGCTCTACGCAAGACGGTTGATGCAAAACGTATGATTCATTTGGACAAAGTAACCTGTAACAACCTCAGCAACGTATCGGTCAGTATTCCTCTTGGATTGATCACTTGCGTCACAGGAGTGTCTGGTTCGGGCAAATCCAGTCTGATTAATGATACGTTGTATCCGATTGCGGCGAATCAGCTCAATCGCTCTAATCTGCTAACCCCGGGCAGTCTCAAATCCGTCAAGGGGCTGGATTTGTGTGACAAGGTCATTGATATCGATCAAAGCCCGATTGGACGGACGCCCCGCTCCAACCCGGCGACCTATACCGGTTTGTTTACGCCGATTCGGGAGTTGTTTGCCGCGACGCCCGAGGCGCGCGCCCGTGGTTATCAACCCGGACGTTTCAGTTTCAATGTGAAAGGGGGGCGTTGTGAGGCGTGTCAGGGCGATGGCCTTATCAAGGTGGAAATGCACTTTTTACCGGATATCTATGTGGTTTGTGATACCTGTAAAGGAAAACGGTATAATCGCGAAACGCTTGAAATACAATACAAGGGTAAAAATATTCACGAAATTCTTGAATTAACCGTGGAAGACGCACGTACATTTTTTGACGCCATTCCGGTACTGGCCAGAAAATGTCAAACGTTGATAGACGTAGGGTTGTCATACATTCGACTTGGCCAGAGCGCTACGACCTTATCCGGTGGGGAAGCCCAACGTATCAAACTGGCCCGGGAGCTTTCCAAGCGGGACACCGGCAATACGCTGTATATTCTGGATGAACCGACAACCGGCCTGCATTTTCACGACACCCGGCAATTACTCGCAGTTTTATTTCGCCTGAGAGAACAGGGTAATACCATTATTATCATCGAGCATAATCTTGATGTCATCAAAACGGCAGACTGGATCATTGATCTGGGGCCGGAAGGCGGCAGCAAGGGCGGACAAATCATTGCGACCGGAACACCGGAAAAGGTGGCAAAATGCGCCCACTCCTATACCGGACAATTTTTAAAACCGTTGTTGAACTTGTAA
- the htpX gene encoding zinc metalloprotease HtpX: MPLTDYHATTGNWREQLRRNERKTRWVIGLFILIYVAVGLLVDVVILQSMYPQVSITQCLYALLTLQVIPYATLIMGGIAIISLMITYAMYDRIMLMGTDSREITPETAKNLQEKQLYNVVEEMKVASGLKYMPKVFLIEAGYMNAFASGYSEKSAMVAITRGLIDKLNRSELQAVMAHELSHIRHHDIKLTLMVAVLSNILLIVLDILFYSVLYRRDRRQDNRLVLIIIVLRYVLPLLTVLLALFLSRTREYMADSGSVELMRDNEPMARALLKISQDHEQNAEQYSQDYGNTPHEQVRQASYLFDPTSIDPVKSLTSAFSTHPAVDDRLNALGFKRKNQ, from the coding sequence ATGCCTTTAACCGATTATCATGCAACAACAGGCAACTGGCGTGAGCAATTGCGGCGCAATGAGCGTAAAACCCGGTGGGTTATCGGGTTGTTTATCCTCATCTATGTGGCGGTGGGGTTGCTGGTTGATGTTGTGATCCTGCAATCCATGTACCCACAGGTATCGATTACGCAATGCCTGTATGCGTTGCTGACCCTGCAAGTCATTCCCTATGCCACCCTTATCATGGGCGGTATTGCCATCATCTCATTAATGATAACCTATGCCATGTACGACCGTATCATGCTGATGGGCACGGATTCCCGGGAAATAACACCGGAGACCGCGAAGAATCTGCAGGAAAAGCAGTTGTACAACGTAGTGGAGGAAATGAAGGTGGCATCCGGGTTGAAATACATGCCCAAGGTGTTTCTTATCGAAGCCGGTTACATGAATGCGTTTGCCAGTGGATATAGTGAAAAATCCGCGATGGTGGCTATCACGCGCGGTTTAATCGACAAATTGAACCGTTCGGAATTACAGGCAGTGATGGCTCATGAGTTAAGCCATATCCGTCACCACGATATCAAATTGACGTTGATGGTCGCCGTTTTAAGCAATATTCTGCTGATTGTGCTTGATATCTTGTTTTATTCCGTTTTATACCGCCGCGATCGCCGCCAGGATAACCGGTTGGTATTAATCATAATCGTCTTGCGTTATGTACTGCCTTTGTTGACTGTCCTCCTGGCTTTGTTTTTAAGCAGAACCCGAGAATACATGGCTGATTCGGGCTCGGTGGAATTGATGCGTGATAACGAACCTATGGCCAGAGCCTTGTTAAAGATCAGTCAGGATCATGAGCAAAATGCCGAACAATACAGCCAGGATTACGGCAATACGCCGCATGAACAGGTACGGCAGGCGTCTTACCTGTTTGATCCCACCAGTATTGATCCGGTGAAATCACTCACCAGCGCGTTTTCAACACACCCGGCCGTTGATGATCGTTTAAACGCCCTCGGGTTTAAGCGTAAAAATCAATAG
- a CDS encoding coiled-coil domain-containing protein: MGIWDSILGAALGQGSSLAITGAISGGVGMALGTGFGAYLHSLKAHCDREKLILTLGHIPKKNADTINENCQSIIETLLQQLDSLDDDCELKLQLGSSIRGHLETFCYLQPREGTDIFQIQKLHEGIKTMEHNSDAPALAIEKTIDEYFETYLNVNRKTINSENRAVAVATVQMMRNTSIILIQLMKALAGLPGQENEKRLEKFKAIINDYFTNILHNKLLAANFNKNLHEYLISTTTQREILASKIQDHYMRLLDQLIVEQRKISIQQLAQQSSIQLYGMTSTFLELIARLFDNQAGKEFTDITSYKIAQGILRADTGQATGMLPFAEKGIHALLKPLATIAENMSQLGHQEDLLSFVRYQDVFTDPESAALLMTWNQKGSYKTLTSEEQTQIAQDILAICKLLFICQALEKEFLQSATRYGHQGLLERGEYHAKRTLISVLYDEAMRRIGSFFASHESLSDILQWINDPKWLESQDIPLTGIGQSFLLRTETPDPKHLIKQQRFVTNSIFRRCILALHHLRARMDYAQDCFLNQHYLTNGDQVDRKNVLSGKENHIYLYNMIKILREFGLIDCLGLDLKTMKTPPHCINEDLFDALRTTHYKMQTADDKVNTLSGRLKIQAFYSPSKLSEGQIINYHLVFDDLSVEMDSTTYEFLGSIAFENCGWSDVVQSKWRQLGIKEQALRFNLPENCQLNDYLYFFQQLNQLHHVMINALKAKNNDAANAFLRQLDDAIIMMGELIEHVNLEEENTKKLAANNIRLKSEYRHQQQQLVSLSRDVNQLTTHLEQARKSIASLKESTSKNLEHISEVEQANDEIYQLLLNEFRENIQDINELNSTLSNKLDHIQSVLLSNQSRQVQEVSNDIQRLKQDMRTRIDMILQRFAKYEQSFQKANEDIRKTFITLKESISQEKSIIENLEKQLNEALLQLERQRQKNQFFVPKQGQVRVIINDFQTLFTHLEETFKPRLNFFSSYRDVKTKNLLTFIELLLANQCFLKDNFKSYRNQRGFDDAIEELLQNSVVINCYHGLFNNSVSKATIKSIITLFLNDQLLLRLKKEGIPYHDARIKLNFNGELVYKQERVPCPVQQP, from the coding sequence ATGGGAATTTGGGACTCCATTTTAGGTGCAGCGCTTGGGCAGGGAAGTTCCCTTGCCATTACCGGAGCGATTAGTGGCGGGGTGGGTATGGCGCTTGGTACAGGGTTCGGTGCCTACCTCCACTCACTGAAAGCACACTGCGACAGAGAGAAACTGATCCTGACACTGGGACACATTCCAAAAAAAAACGCCGACACCATCAATGAAAATTGCCAGTCAATCATCGAAACGCTCCTGCAACAATTAGATAGCCTGGATGATGATTGTGAATTGAAACTGCAATTAGGTTCCTCCATTCGCGGCCATCTTGAAACCTTTTGTTACCTGCAACCACGCGAAGGTACTGACATATTTCAAATTCAAAAGCTTCATGAAGGCATTAAAACCATGGAGCATAACAGCGACGCACCGGCTCTTGCCATTGAAAAAACCATCGACGAATATTTTGAAACCTACCTCAACGTCAATCGCAAAACGATTAATTCGGAAAACAGAGCCGTCGCAGTAGCCACGGTGCAAATGATGCGAAATACCTCCATCATCCTGATTCAACTGATGAAAGCCCTTGCCGGTCTGCCTGGCCAGGAAAACGAGAAACGTCTGGAAAAATTCAAAGCCATCATCAACGATTATTTCACCAATATTCTTCATAACAAATTATTAGCAGCCAATTTCAACAAAAATCTGCATGAATATCTTATATCAACGACCACACAACGTGAGATATTAGCGAGCAAGATACAAGATCATTATATGCGCCTCCTCGATCAATTAATCGTTGAACAACGCAAAATCAGTATTCAGCAACTGGCTCAACAATCCTCCATACAACTGTATGGGATGACCAGCACGTTTCTTGAATTAATAGCAAGGCTGTTTGACAACCAGGCTGGTAAGGAGTTCACAGACATTACGTCCTATAAAATTGCCCAGGGCATATTACGGGCCGATACGGGTCAGGCCACCGGGATGTTGCCTTTTGCTGAAAAAGGCATACACGCCCTCCTTAAGCCCCTGGCCACCATTGCGGAAAACATGAGCCAGTTGGGTCATCAGGAAGATTTGCTTTCCTTTGTCCGTTACCAGGATGTGTTCACCGATCCCGAATCAGCTGCTTTGCTTATGACCTGGAATCAAAAAGGGTCTTATAAAACGCTGACCTCGGAAGAGCAGACACAAATAGCCCAGGATATCCTGGCCATCTGCAAACTGTTATTTATTTGTCAGGCCCTGGAAAAAGAATTTCTCCAGTCTGCCACCCGATACGGCCACCAGGGATTATTGGAACGAGGCGAGTATCATGCCAAACGCACCCTTATTTCGGTGCTGTATGACGAAGCAATGCGGCGAATAGGCAGCTTTTTCGCCAGCCACGAGAGTTTAAGTGATATTCTGCAATGGATAAACGACCCCAAATGGCTGGAGTCTCAAGACATTCCATTGACCGGAATCGGCCAATCCTTTCTGCTCCGCACGGAAACACCGGATCCCAAACATCTGATCAAGCAACAGCGTTTCGTAACCAACTCCATTTTCCGGCGCTGCATTCTGGCGTTGCATCATTTACGGGCCAGAATGGATTACGCGCAGGATTGCTTTTTAAACCAGCATTATCTGACCAATGGCGATCAGGTTGACCGAAAAAATGTTTTATCCGGCAAGGAAAACCACATCTATTTGTACAACATGATCAAAATACTGCGGGAATTTGGTTTAATTGATTGTCTCGGTCTTGATTTAAAAACCATGAAAACCCCGCCGCACTGTATAAACGAGGACTTGTTTGACGCGTTGCGCACTACCCATTACAAAATGCAAACAGCCGATGACAAGGTGAATACACTGTCCGGCCGCTTAAAAATACAGGCTTTTTATTCCCCGTCCAAATTGTCGGAAGGCCAGATCATCAACTACCACCTTGTTTTTGACGATCTGAGTGTTGAAATGGACTCCACCACCTATGAGTTTCTGGGTTCCATTGCTTTTGAGAATTGCGGATGGTCGGATGTGGTACAAAGTAAATGGCGCCAACTGGGAATAAAGGAACAAGCCTTGCGGTTCAATCTGCCGGAAAATTGCCAATTAAACGATTATCTTTATTTTTTTCAACAATTAAATCAGCTCCATCATGTCATGATCAACGCGCTGAAAGCAAAAAACAATGACGCGGCGAACGCGTTTCTGAGACAGCTCGATGATGCGATAATCATGATGGGGGAGTTGATAGAACACGTTAACCTGGAAGAGGAAAACACCAAAAAACTCGCCGCGAATAATATTCGATTGAAATCGGAGTACCGCCATCAGCAACAACAGCTTGTCAGTTTGTCCCGTGACGTCAATCAGCTAACGACGCATCTTGAACAAGCCCGTAAAAGTATTGCCTCCCTTAAGGAAAGTACCAGTAAAAACCTGGAACATATTTCCGAGGTGGAACAAGCCAATGATGAAATATACCAGCTGTTGCTCAATGAGTTCAGAGAAAATATTCAAGACATCAATGAATTAAACTCGACCCTGTCCAACAAACTGGATCACATCCAGTCGGTGCTGCTGTCTAATCAATCCAGGCAAGTTCAGGAAGTCAGTAATGATATCCAACGCCTGAAACAGGATATGCGTACACGAATCGATATGATTCTGCAACGATTTGCCAAATATGAACAAAGCTTCCAGAAAGCGAACGAAGACATACGAAAAACATTTATCACGTTGAAAGAAAGCATCAGCCAGGAAAAAAGTATTATTGAAAATCTGGAAAAACAATTAAACGAAGCGTTATTGCAATTGGAGCGACAACGGCAAAAAAATCAGTTTTTTGTACCCAAACAAGGTCAGGTGCGTGTCATTATCAACGATTTTCAAACGCTGTTTACTCACCTGGAAGAAACATTCAAACCCCGTTTGAATTTTTTCTCATCCTACAGGGACGTCAAGACAAAAAATTTGCTCACCTTTATTGAATTATTATTAGCTAACCAATGCTTTTTAAAGGATAATTTTAAATCCTACCGCAACCAGCGTGGTTTTGACGACGCCATTGAAGAACTGCTGCAAAACAGTGTTGTCATTAATTGTTATCATGGTTTGTTTAACAACAGCGTCTCCAAAGCCACTATCAAATCCATCATTACCCTGTTTTTAAATGATCAATTACTGCTGCGTTTAAAAAAAGAAGGCATTCCCTATCATGATGCGCGGATCAAACTGAATTTTAATGGGGAACTGGTCTACAAACAGGAGCGCGTTCCATGCCCTGTCCAGCAACCTTAG
- a CDS encoding DotI/IcmL/TraM family protein translates to MKTKNSCLLMLLYALLAPASSYADNTQVANWTQQVLVTTLSINYQEIQKELNANRVYYSNDAWEALGMFLGDGLGIVKNNHLVLHPKVLSNAQVVEQGFFSGMEYWRVNLSIAIPELGGRVDFSVLVLKASDPPYMIQSLNMMKFKY, encoded by the coding sequence ATGAAAACCAAGAATTCTTGCTTGCTCATGTTATTGTATGCCCTGCTGGCTCCCGCAAGCAGTTACGCGGATAACACCCAGGTCGCCAACTGGACTCAACAGGTACTTGTTACTACGCTTTCCATTAATTATCAGGAAATCCAGAAGGAACTGAACGCAAACCGGGTCTATTATTCCAACGATGCCTGGGAAGCACTGGGCATGTTCCTTGGGGATGGGCTTGGCATTGTCAAAAACAATCATCTGGTTCTACACCCCAAGGTATTAAGCAATGCCCAGGTTGTGGAACAAGGCTTTTTCTCAGGCATGGAATACTGGCGCGTTAATCTGTCCATTGCCATCCCGGAACTGGGGGGACGAGTGGATTTTTCCGTGCTGGTACTGAAAGCGTCTGATCCGCCCTATATGATTCAAAGTCTTAACATGATGAAATTTAAATACTGA
- a CDS encoding LemA family protein: MSILIVILVIIALLVIWSVSIYNALIGMIEAINNNKRQIDIQLDRRYKVFESLIESVKKYMDYEKTTLKDVVALRNQAQAARESGDEKTRIQAEEGISRIVSGLNLVFEQYPDLKASQNVLQLQEEIVNTENKLSYAKQAYNDSIERYYAKKKSFFESMVVNVFSSSLNKEFEYWSLPEETIKQHEDYTVKF, translated from the coding sequence ATGAGTATCTTGATTGTGATTCTGGTTATTATCGCCTTGCTGGTCATTTGGTCTGTCAGTATTTATAACGCACTGATAGGCATGATTGAAGCCATCAATAACAACAAGCGGCAAATCGATATCCAGTTGGACAGGCGCTATAAGGTTTTTGAATCCCTGATTGAATCCGTAAAAAAATATATGGATTATGAAAAAACCACGCTGAAAGATGTTGTGGCGTTGCGTAATCAGGCTCAGGCCGCCAGGGAGTCCGGCGATGAAAAGACACGGATCCAGGCCGAGGAAGGCATTTCAAGAATAGTGTCCGGTTTAAATCTGGTTTTTGAGCAATACCCCGATTTGAAGGCCAGCCAGAACGTGCTGCAATTGCAGGAAGAAATTGTTAATACGGAAAACAAGTTATCGTATGCCAAACAGGCTTATAACGATAGTATCGAACGTTATTACGCCAAGAAGAAATCATTTTTTGAGTCCATGGTTGTTAATGTTTTCTCATCCAGTCTCAATAAGGAATTCGAGTACTGGTCGTTACCGGAAGAAACCATCAAGCAACACGAAGATTATACGGTAAAGTTCTGA
- a CDS encoding BON domain-containing protein, whose protein sequence is MRPLINFIVSLFLILLVGIAHAETKLEDIEQTISDSVITTKITAKFTKNRDLNPLKISVSTEDGVVTLSGHVNNRKAFVDALRLSKNTKGVKAVEIEDLIIKPVNTSFTDAYITAKVEAAVLKAKVFDDESIPLVGINATTSNGTVTLSGQVKQNKSIVAIVKRVTAVRGVKKVISELQVGTPKES, encoded by the coding sequence ATGCGCCCATTAATCAATTTTATCGTCAGTCTATTTTTGATCCTGCTGGTCGGTATTGCTCATGCGGAAACAAAACTGGAAGACATCGAACAAACCATCAGCGACTCGGTCATTACCACCAAAATAACGGCAAAATTTACTAAAAATCGTGATCTCAATCCATTAAAAATATCGGTTTCAACAGAGGATGGTGTGGTTACCCTAAGCGGGCATGTCAACAATCGTAAAGCCTTTGTTGACGCCTTGCGACTCTCAAAAAATACCAAAGGCGTCAAAGCGGTGGAGATTGAAGACCTGATCATCAAACCGGTCAATACCTCCTTCACCGATGCCTACATTACGGCCAAAGTGGAAGCCGCCGTCCTCAAGGCGAAAGTATTTGACGATGAATCGATTCCATTAGTCGGGATCAACGCGACGACCAGCAACGGAACTGTGACACTATCCGGCCAGGTTAAGCAAAACAAATCCATCGTAGCCATCGTGAAACGGGTTACGGCGGTTCGGGGGGTCAAAAAAGTCATCTCCGAACTGCAAGTAGGCACCCCCAAGGAGAGTTAA